The following is a genomic window from Crossiella equi.
GCCGCGAAGGAAGCCCTCGGCGACCGTCCGGTGCCGGCCTGGCTCCAGGTTGTTCCGTCGACGCTGCGCGTGCTCGTGCACTCGCTCCCGGTCCGGGCTCAGATCGACACCCCGGTCCAGGAGCAGCTCATCGTCGAGCTCTACTCGAAGTGACGTATCCCGGGGCGACCGTTTCGACGGTCGCCCCGGTACTGCGTCTGTCCGTCCGCGCGAAGGGTGTGCGGGCGGTGCAAGTCCAGTACGGCGTCAAATAGCGGGCGCCGACAGGCAAAGGAGTTCCACAGTGCTTATCTCCCAGCGGCCCACGCTGGCCGAGGACACGGTCAACGAGACCCGCTCCCGGTTCGTCATCGAACCGCTCGAGCCGGGCTTCGGCTACACCCTCGGCAACTCGCTGCGGCGCACGCTGCTGTCCTCCATCCCGGGGGCGGCCGTGACCAGCATCCGCATCGACGGCGTGCTCCACGAGTTCACCACGGTGCCCGGCGTGAAGGAGGATGTCACCGACATCATCCTGAACCTCAAGGAGCTGGTCGTCAGCTCCGAAGAGGACGAGCCGGTCACCATGTACCTGCGCAAGCAGGGCCCCGGTGAGGTCACCGCTGGCGACATCGTGCCGCCGGCCGGTGTCACCGTGCACAACCCCGACCTGCACATCGCCACTCTGAACGGCAAGGGCAAGCTGGAGATCGAGCTCGTCGTCGAGCGCGGTCGCGGCTACGTCCCGGCCATGCAGAACAAGCAGGCCGGCGCCGAGATCGGCCGGATCCCGGTCGACTCGATCTACTCGCCGGTCCTGAAGGTGACGTACAAGGTCGAGGCCACCCGTGTCGAGCAGCGCACGGACTTCGACAAGCTGATCCTTGACGTGGAGACCAAGCCGAGCATCACGCCGCGCGACGCGGTGGCCTCGGCCGGTAAGACCCTCGTCGAGCTGTTCGGCCTGGCCCGTGAGCTCAACGTCGACGCCGAAGGCATCGAGATCGGCCCCTCGCCCGCCGAGGCGGACACCATCGCGGCGTTCGCGATGCCGATCGAGGACCTGGACCTCACGGTCCGTTCCTACAACTGCCTCAAGCGCGAGGGCATCCACACCGTTGGCGAGCTCGTCTCGCGCAGCGAGGCGGACCTGCTCGACATCCGCAACTTCGGTGCGAAGTCCATTGACGAGGTCAAGCTCAAGCTGGCCGGTCTCGGGCTCGCGCTCAAGGACAGCCCGCCCGGGTTCGACCCGGCGTCGGCTGCCTCGGAGTACACCGGTGAGGGTTGGGCCAGCGCGCACGTCGACCCGGTCCACGACGATGGCCAGGACTACGCGGAGACGGAGCAGCTCTGAGCTGTCCCGTCCACTGTGGACGTTGATACGTCACAGCGGTTGAGCTTGATCTAGAGGAGTACGAGATGCCTACGCCCACCAAGGGAGCTCGGCTCGGTGGGTCCCCGGCCCACGAGCGGCTGCTCCTGGCCAACCTGGCCACCCAGCTGTTCCAGCACGGCCGGATCACCACCACCGAGGCCAAGGCGCGGCGGCTGCGTCCGCTCGCCGAGAAGCTGATCACCAAGGCCAAGCGCGGCGACCTGCACAACCGCCGCGAGGTCATGCGCACCGTCCGCGACAAGGACGTGGTGCACAAGCTGTTCGCCGAGATCGGCCCGCACTTCGCGGAGCGCCCCGGCGGTTACACCCGCATCACCAAGACGATGCCGCGCAAGGGCGACAACGCCCAGATGGCGATCATCGAACTGGTCGCGGAGAAGACCGTCACCAGCGAGGCGGAGAAGGCTCGCGGCACCAAGTTCGCCAAGGACGAGGTGACCACGACCGACGCCGTGTCGGCGACCGAGGTCGTCGACGCCACCGAGGACACCAAGGCTGAGGCTGAGGTGACCGAGGAGGCCAAGGCTGACGAGAACAAGGACGACAAGTCCGAGAAGTGACGACTGATCTTCAGTCCGCCGAGCCCGCCACCCCCGCTGGGGATGGCGGGCTCGTGCGCGTCCGCCTCGACCTCGCCTACGACGGCACCGACTTCTCCGGCTGGGCCAAGCAGCCCGCCCGCCGCACGGTGTGCGGGGTGCTCGAGGAGGCCATCTCGCGCGTGCTGCGCCGCGAGGTCTCGCTGACCGTCGCCGGGCGCACCGACGCCGGGGTGCACGCCACCGGCCAGGTGGCCCACCTCGACCTGCCGCCGGAGGTGGACGTGCCCGGCCTGCCGCGACGGCTGGCCCGGCTGCTGCCCGCGGACGTGCGGGTGTTCCAGGCCCGCGCGGTCACGCCCGACTTCGACGCCCGCTTCTCCGCGTTGCGCCGCCACTACGAGTACCGCGTGGGCACCGCGCCGTACGGGGTGCCGCCGCTGGACGCCCGGCGCATCGTCTCCGTGCCCCGTCAGCTCGACGTGGCCGCGATGAACGAGGCCGCCGCCCTCCTGCTCGGGGAACGCGACTTCGCGGCCTTCTGTAAGCGCAGGGAGGGCGCCACGACCGTCCGGGAGCTCCAGCGCCTGTCCTGGTCCGCCGAGGACGAGCACACGCTGGTCGCGCACGTGTCCGCGGACGCCTTCTGCCACTCCATGGTCCGCAGCCTGGTCGGCGCACTGCTCGCGGTCGGCGACGGCCGCAAGCCGGTCGGCTGGCCCCGGGAGCTGCTGCGCTCGACCGAGCGCGCCAACGGCGTCACGGTGGCCCCCGCGCACGGCCTGGTGCTGGTGCGGGTCGACTACCCGGCCGACGAGGAGCTGGCCGCCCGCGCCGACCTCACCCGCAACGTCCGGGTCTCGCCGGGTTGCAGCTGACCCCCAGAACGCGAACGGGGCGCCGTCCGAGCCGGACGGCGCCCCGTTCATATTCCTGACGTTCAGTCGCCGCGGCGGACCGGGCCCAGGATCTGCTGCTCCTTCGGCGTGGTGACCAGCCGCAACGGCCGCCACAGGTTCGCGCCGAGCGCGACCACACCGTCGTCCTTCATGTTCACCAACTGCGAGACCATCGGCGGCGGCAGGCGCCAGATGCGCCCGGCCAGCTGGGCCTGGCCGACCGGCAGGCGCTGCATGAGCACCAGGTCGGCGGCGTTCGCGGTGGCCGAGGCCTGCGGGTGCAGGTAGGGCAGCACGTACAGCGTGGTCTGCCAGGCCGAGCGCGGCGGGAACATCTCCTGCGGCACCGCGCCGCCGTCGTGCACGACCAGCAGCGGCCCGTCCTCCGAGGCACGGGGCAGCTCGATCGGGGACAGGCGCCGGATCTGCACCAGCGGCATCTGCCGCGCCGAGTCCTCGGTCTGGCCCGCGGCCTTGGTGAGCACGTGCCAGGCCTGCGGCCGCCCGGTGGCGATGACCACCCAGGCGCCGATGGCCATGGCCCGCAGCGCCACCTGGCGGGCCAGGTACAGCCCGCCGACGGAGACGATGCGGGTGGGCTGGTTGCGCAGCACGGAGACGGTGAGCGGCTCGCCCTTCATCCCGGAGCCGAGCACCATGCCGCCGCGGTCGCCGGACGGGCTGATCGCGTCGAGCATCTCGGGCGCGACGACGAACTCCGGCGCGACCCCGAGGTCGGCGGCCTTGTTCTCCATCATGCGGCTGCTCATGTGTTCCCTCCCAGCGGCAACGAGGCGGCGAAGGCGTCCAGCTGCTGGCCCCGCAGCGGGGTCAGGGTGATGCCGATGTGGTTGCTGACCTGCTGCAGCCGCGCGTCGGCCGACTCCAGCTCGGCGGGGTTGCGGGCGCTGACGCGCACCAGCCCGCGCAGGCCGACCTGGCCACTCTCCCCGCTCGGCGAGATGGCCACGGACACCGTGGAGGACAGCGCGCGGATGCCGGTGAGCACGTTCAGGCTCTGCGCGACGCCCTTGGTGGACCAGCCGGTGACGGCGTAGCTGGCGTGGCCGATGCCCGCCGCGGTCACCCCGGTCCAGCGCTCGGTGAGCGTGGTGGGCGTGGTCGCGTTGACCACCGAGCTGAGCTCCGCGGCCGAGGTGGCCGAACGCAGCAGCTCGTCGGCGTCCAGAGGCCGGATCGGCACGCCGCG
Proteins encoded in this region:
- a CDS encoding DNA-directed RNA polymerase subunit alpha, which gives rise to MLISQRPTLAEDTVNETRSRFVIEPLEPGFGYTLGNSLRRTLLSSIPGAAVTSIRIDGVLHEFTTVPGVKEDVTDIILNLKELVVSSEEDEPVTMYLRKQGPGEVTAGDIVPPAGVTVHNPDLHIATLNGKGKLEIELVVERGRGYVPAMQNKQAGAEIGRIPVDSIYSPVLKVTYKVEATRVEQRTDFDKLILDVETKPSITPRDAVASAGKTLVELFGLARELNVDAEGIEIGPSPAEADTIAAFAMPIEDLDLTVRSYNCLKREGIHTVGELVSRSEADLLDIRNFGAKSIDEVKLKLAGLGLALKDSPPGFDPASAASEYTGEGWASAHVDPVHDDGQDYAETEQL
- the rplQ gene encoding 50S ribosomal protein L17: MPTPTKGARLGGSPAHERLLLANLATQLFQHGRITTTEAKARRLRPLAEKLITKAKRGDLHNRREVMRTVRDKDVVHKLFAEIGPHFAERPGGYTRITKTMPRKGDNAQMAIIELVAEKTVTSEAEKARGTKFAKDEVTTTDAVSATEVVDATEDTKAEAEVTEEAKADENKDDKSEK
- the truA gene encoding tRNA pseudouridine(38-40) synthase TruA, whose protein sequence is MTTDLQSAEPATPAGDGGLVRVRLDLAYDGTDFSGWAKQPARRTVCGVLEEAISRVLRREVSLTVAGRTDAGVHATGQVAHLDLPPEVDVPGLPRRLARLLPADVRVFQARAVTPDFDARFSALRRHYEYRVGTAPYGVPPLDARRIVSVPRQLDVAAMNEAAALLLGERDFAAFCKRREGATTVRELQRLSWSAEDEHTLVAHVSADAFCHSMVRSLVGALLAVGDGRKPVGWPRELLRSTERANGVTVAPAHGLVLVRVDYPADEELAARADLTRNVRVSPGCS